ACATATCCATTATACTTCAGAGCGATCTGAGATAGCTTCAATTGAGCTGAATTTACATCACTCACCTGGAGCTTCAGATAAGCACTTACTGTTACGTTTCTTCCTGAAGGTATTGAGATGGCTTCCTTGCCAGAGGGAGCTTGTTCCCTCTTTAAACTCGCTGCCGCAGTTACCTCTGGCATATACTGAGGCGCCTGCTGAGGCTGACTCTCGAAGAGGTAGGGGTATATGAGGTAGCCGGCCAGCAGGAGGACCGCCAAAAAGGCCGCTAGTGATATCTCTCTCTTCATAACTCTGCATAGCACTACTCGCTTAAAATGGGAGCTTATAAGCTGCGACCCCGCTCGAAGCATTCAGTATGGGAGGATGGAAGAGAACACTATCGGCAGCCACAGTGACTACAGTCCCTCCGTACTTTTTCTTGGCATATAAGCTAGCTAGATAGTGAGCACCCGTCGACATACCTCCCATAATCCCTTTCTTCAGGAGCTCAGAGGCCCACTCAATCGCTTCAGCTCTGCTGACCTCATAGACTTCATCCACTAAGCTGAGGTCGAGATTATCGGGGATATGATAACTATCGTAACCTTCTACCTCCCCCTCGAACTTACTAGAGAGGCCGAATTTCCTAGCTAGTTCTGAGCCTTTAGAGGTAACTGCTATTATTTTGGTCCCGAATTCCTTCTTAAGAAGTTTCCCAACACCTGTTATCGTACCTCCAGTCCCTACTCCCATCACGAAAACATCCACTCTCCTTAAACTCTCCAATATCTCCTCTCCCATCCTCTCCTGTCCCCTAGGGTTAGCTGGATTCGAGTCCTGCATCAAGAATGTGGCTCCCTTCTCCTCAGCTATCCTCTCAGCTACGGATTTTATGCTCCTGGGATCCTCAGGGGGGACGTTGGGGCATGTGTAAACTTTAGCGCCTAAGCTCCTCATCAGGGCGACCTTGACGGGGCTCGATTCCTCCTTAACTGTTATATAGACATCGAAACCCATCGCTCTGCCGTGTAGGGAGAGTGAAACTCCAGTGCACCCGCTCGTGGCTTCGACTATAGCTCCACCCCTGCCCTTCCTATCTATTAGATCTAGGAGCATCGAAACTGCCATCCTATCTTTATGGCTGCCTCCGGGATTCAGGTACTCTAGCTTGAATGAGATACCGTCTACATCGACTATAGGAGTGTTCCCAACGCATTCCCAGATCTCGGGCATATGAAAAATTTGAGCGTAGACTCTTAAAAATTACCCTTTGAGACCCATGGGAGATTCGCAGGAGCGAGCGTTAGAGTTATCTTCAAGCATAAAACATATATTAATCCCTATAATATTAATATTCAGATTAATTAACTAAAAGCTCCTATTTGTTATATATTCACACATTTACGATTACAGTTGATGGAAATTTTTTCAATAAAAAATTAAAGAGACATTCCCGTTAAAGGATTAAAAAAATAGGCCTTAATTATGTGAATTTAACCGACCTCTAAGTTTTTATATTAGTTTATCTTAGAGCTTAGGCCTCCTGAGGAGGTGCCCGTAATGAATGCCCGTGATCTAGCCTTAGTTATACTCCTCTTCATAGTGGGTGCTGTCATCGGTTATTTCGCCGCGGGCCCCGGCAAGGTGACTACTGTCACGACTACTGTGACCACGACAGTGGTTCAGACAGTTACACCGACTGTAACACCGACCACTACGACTGCTGCCATGAAGACTCCCGCTGATACTCTGATAATCGCCATGGATACATCCGATGCTGTTTCACTCGATCCCGCGAGAGCTTATGAATTCACGTCTTGCTTCGTCACGAACCAGCTATACGATAAACTCGTTGACTTCGAGCTCCCCGATCTGATAAATGCGAAGCCAGAAGTCGCTGAGAGATGGGAGGTAAGTCCCGATGGGATGACTTGGACGTTTTACATAAGGAAGGGCATCAAGTTCGCCAGCGGAAACCCGCTAACAGCTGATGACGTCGTTTATTCCCTTCAGAGGGTAGTTAAGTTGAAGCAAACGGCTTACTCAGTGCTTGAGCCATTCCTGAAGACCCCGGATCAGATAGAGAAGATCGATGATTATACTGTCAGGATAAAGCTCAATAAGACTGTTGCTCCCAGCTTCTTCCTCAGTGTCTTGACCTTCACGACATCGAGCATCGTGGATAAGAAAGTTGTAGAGGCCCACGAGAAGAATGGAGATATGGGAAGCGCTTGGTTGGACGATCACAGCGCTGGAAGCGGTCCCTTCGTGCTGGAGAAATGGGATAGGGAGTCCCAGTTCATCCTTAGGGCCAACCCATACTATTGGAAGCCTGGACAGCCCCACGTCAAGACTATCATAATAAAGCATGTCGCTGAGCCTACGGATCAGCTCCTACTCATACAGAAAGGGGATGTAGATGTTGCAACTGACTTAACCCCAGATCAGATAAAGCAGATCGAGGGGCAGCCCGGGATTCAGATCGTTAGGGCTGAGAGGTTGCATAACGTCTACATAGGGATGAACGTAGCCGTGAAACCCTTGGATAAGGAGGAGGTGAGGGATGCTATAAGGTACTGCATAGATTACGATGGTATAGTGAATGGGATATTGAAGGGAGCCGCTATAAAGTGGCAGACAGTGATTCCGAAGGGGTTGCTAGGTGCCAACCCGAAGACTCCCTACTATAAGGATGTTAATAAAGCGAAGGAGCTACTAGCTAAAGCCGGTTATCCGAACGGCTTCACGATAGAGTTGACGACACCGCCGACTTATCCGCAGATAGATATAGCGACTAAGATACAGGCCGATCTGGCTGAGTGCGGTATCACGGTGAAAATAGTTCAGATGACGCAATCTATGATGTATGAGAAGTACAGGAAGCAGGGACTTCAGATGGTCTTAGCAGGATGGGGCTCAGATTATCCTGACCCGGACAGCAATGCTATGGCCTTCGCCAACTATAGGATAAAGCAGTTAGCTTGGAGGAACAGCTGGTATGATGACTACGCGGCAGACTTGGCTGAGAAGGCTAGCGTGGAGATGGATACTAAGAAGAGGGAACAGATGTACCTCAATCTAACGGATTATATACTGGATCATGGTCCTTACGTCATGCTCTATCAGACAGTCGCTCAGCAGGCTGTTAGGGATTATGTGAAGAACTGGCTGCCCGATCCCACGTTCTACTACTTGGATCTCTCCAAGGTCAGTAAGGGATAAAAACCCCTACCCACTTTTTTGCATAAGGAGGATCTCTATGGATCTCAGGACTTATATTATAAGGAGATTAGCCTTAATGATTTTTGTCCTATTTGGAATTATAGTGATAACATTTGTAGTATCTCATGTGATCCCGGCGGATCCGATCGGAGCTATACTGGGCCCTCAGGCTTCCCCGGAGCTCGTGGAGAAGATAAGGAGGGAGTGGGGATTCGATAAACCCTTACATGAGCAGTTCTTCGACTATATATACAAAGTGGTCAGGGGGGATCTGGGGAGATCGATAAAGACGAACAAGCCGGTGATGGAAGACCTCCTCTACTTCTTCCCAGCTACGATAGAGCTCGCCACCGCAGCTATAATAGTGGCTATAGCTATAGGGATTCCCTTGGGAATAATATCAGCTGTTAAGAAGGACAAGTGGCCCGATCATATTTCTAGGATATTCGCGCTCATGGGCGTGAGCATGCCCGTCTTCTGGCTGGGTCTGATACTCCTGTTCGTCCTCTATTATAAGTTAGGCATATTCCCGGGGCCCGGGAGGCTCGATCCAGGGATACCCGAGCCCCCCAGGATAACGGGCCTCTTGACAATAGATAGCTTGATAACTGGGAATTTCGAGGCATTCATTAATGCTCTATGGCACCTAGCATTACCATCATTCGTTTTGGGATACTACGCTTCAGCTTCGATAGCGAGGATAACGAGGACCGCCCTCCTGGAAGTGCTGACGCAGGATTTCATAAAGGCCGCTAGGAGTAAAGGGCTAGCTGAGAGGATAGTCCTATTCAGGCACGCATTGAGGAATGCCCTCATCCCAACGACCACAGTGATAGGTATGGCCTATGGTAGCCTATTGGAAGGTGCTATTTTGACGGAAACTATATTTGCATGGCCTGGATTGGGAAGATATTCCACAGGAGCCTTCCTATCTGTGGATTTCATGGCAGTTATGGGATCGACTCTATTAATAGCAATAGTTTACTCGCTAGCCAATCTGATAGTTGATATCCTCTACGCCTTCCTAGATCCTAGGATAAGATATGCGTGAGGTGATCGATTTGTTCAAGATAAATGAGTACTTCAGATCCGAGGACTTCAAGTTCACGATGATTTTGATAAGGAGGAGCCCTCTCACTATTCTAGGGATCTCTATAACACTCCTGCTGATAATGATAGCACTACTGGCGCCTATAATAGCTACTGAAGACCCTACGAAAACTGATATGAGCAAGAGGTTGCTACCGCCGAGCATGGAGCACCCCTTCGGCACTGATCAGCTGGGGAGGGATATCTTCAGCAGGGTCATCTGGGGGTCTAGGATCTCCCTGTTCATAGCTGTAGCAGTCGTTGCAATTTCTCTGACTATAGGGACCTTAATAGGATTAGTATCAGGATATTTTGGGGGAAAAATTGATGAAATATTGATGAGAATAACTGACATGTTCATGGCCTTCCCTAGGCTGATATTGGCGCTCGCTGTAGCAGCCGCCTTGGGCCCCGGACTGTTCAACACGATGATGGCCATAGCTTTCGTCGATTGGGTGTTCTACGCTAGACTCGCTAGGGCTATGGCCCTTCAGATAAGGGAGGAGACGTATATAGAGGCTGCGAGGGCGGTAGGGGCTAGCGACATAAGGATAATCGTAGGGCATGTGCTACCCATGG
The sequence above is drawn from the Candidatus Korarchaeum cryptofilum OPF8 genome and encodes:
- a CDS encoding PLP-dependent cysteine synthase family protein; this encodes MPEIWECVGNTPIVDVDGISFKLEYLNPGGSHKDRMAVSMLLDLIDRKGRGGAIVEATSGCTGVSLSLHGRAMGFDVYITVKEESSPVKVALMRSLGAKVYTCPNVPPEDPRSIKSVAERIAEEKGATFLMQDSNPANPRGQERMGEEILESLRRVDVFVMGVGTGGTITGVGKLLKKEFGTKIIAVTSKGSELARKFGLSSKFEGEVEGYDSYHIPDNLDLSLVDEVYEVSRAEAIEWASELLKKGIMGGMSTGAHYLASLYAKKKYGGTVVTVAADSVLFHPPILNASSGVAAYKLPF
- a CDS encoding ABC transporter substrate-binding protein, translated to MNARDLALVILLFIVGAVIGYFAAGPGKVTTVTTTVTTTVVQTVTPTVTPTTTTAAMKTPADTLIIAMDTSDAVSLDPARAYEFTSCFVTNQLYDKLVDFELPDLINAKPEVAERWEVSPDGMTWTFYIRKGIKFASGNPLTADDVVYSLQRVVKLKQTAYSVLEPFLKTPDQIEKIDDYTVRIKLNKTVAPSFFLSVLTFTTSSIVDKKVVEAHEKNGDMGSAWLDDHSAGSGPFVLEKWDRESQFILRANPYYWKPGQPHVKTIIIKHVAEPTDQLLLIQKGDVDVATDLTPDQIKQIEGQPGIQIVRAERLHNVYIGMNVAVKPLDKEEVRDAIRYCIDYDGIVNGILKGAAIKWQTVIPKGLLGANPKTPYYKDVNKAKELLAKAGYPNGFTIELTTPPTYPQIDIATKIQADLAECGITVKIVQMTQSMMYEKYRKQGLQMVLAGWGSDYPDPDSNAMAFANYRIKQLAWRNSWYDDYAADLAEKASVEMDTKKREQMYLNLTDYILDHGPYVMLYQTVAQQAVRDYVKNWLPDPTFYYLDLSKVSKG
- a CDS encoding ABC transporter permease; the encoded protein is MDLRTYIIRRLALMIFVLFGIIVITFVVSHVIPADPIGAILGPQASPELVEKIRREWGFDKPLHEQFFDYIYKVVRGDLGRSIKTNKPVMEDLLYFFPATIELATAAIIVAIAIGIPLGIISAVKKDKWPDHISRIFALMGVSMPVFWLGLILLFVLYYKLGIFPGPGRLDPGIPEPPRITGLLTIDSLITGNFEAFINALWHLALPSFVLGYYASASIARITRTALLEVLTQDFIKAARSKGLAERIVLFRHALRNALIPTTTVIGMAYGSLLEGAILTETIFAWPGLGRYSTGAFLSVDFMAVMGSTLLIAIVYSLANLIVDILYAFLDPRIRYA
- the nikC gene encoding nickel transporter permease; translated protein: MIDLFKINEYFRSEDFKFTMILIRRSPLTILGISITLLLIMIALLAPIIATEDPTKTDMSKRLLPPSMEHPFGTDQLGRDIFSRVIWGSRISLFIAVAVVAISLTIGTLIGLVSGYFGGKIDEILMRITDMFMAFPRLILALAVAAALGPGLFNTMMAIAFVDWVFYARLARAMALQIREETYIEAARAVGASDIRIIVGHVLPMAIPTLVVRATLDMGGTILTAAALGFLGLGVQPPTPEWGVMVSEGRRFITEQWWVSTFPGFAILLATMGFNLLGDGINDILNVRARR